One Anas platyrhynchos isolate ZD024472 breed Pekin duck chromosome 2, IASCAAS_PekinDuck_T2T, whole genome shotgun sequence DNA segment encodes these proteins:
- the RNF144B gene encoding E3 ubiquitin-protein ligase RNF144B isoform X2: MQLAIQEGCGSPITCPDMVCLNHGTLQEAEIACLVPVDQFQLYKRLKFEREVHLDPERTWCPAADCQTVCYIGPSEPGVPVPVECPACHLTFCSSCKETWHPQRLCPENQTTLVPTEQGSLIGTETEAPIKQCPVCRIYIERNEGCAQMMCKNCKHTFCWYCLQNLDNDIFLRHYDKGPCRNKLGHSRASVMWNRTQVVGILVGLGIIALVTSPLLLVASPCIICCICKSCRSKKKKHSLPAT; this comes from the exons ATGCAGCTGGCAATTCAAGAAGGTTGTGGATCTCCTATCACTTGTCCAGACATGGTATGCTTGAACCATGGGACCCTACAAGAAGCAGAG ATTGCCTGTTTGGTGCCTGTTGACCAGTTTCAGTTATACAAGAGGCTGAAGTTTGAACGCG AAGTCCACTTGGACCCCGAGAGAACATGGTGCCCTGCGGCTGACTGCCAGACGGTGTGCTACATTGGGCCAAGCGAGCCAGGAGTGCCGGTGCCGGTGGAGTGTCCGGCTTGCCACCTGACGTTCTGCTCCTCTTGCAAGGAGACATGGCACCCACAGCGCCTGTGCCCAGAAAACCAAACTACTCTGGTACCAACTGAGCAGGG ATCACTTATTGGAACAGAGACAGAGGCACCAATTAAGCAGTGCCCAGTTTGTCGGATCTACATTGAGAGGAACGAGGGCTGTGCCCAGATGATGTGCAAGAACTGCAAACACACATTTTGCTGGTACTGTCTACAGAACTTGGAT aatGACATCTTCTTAAGACATTACGACAAAGGCCCTTGCAGAAACAAGCTAGGCCACTCACGTGCTTCGGTGATGTGGAACAGGACGCAG GTTGTAGGGATCCTCGTTGGACTAGGTATCATAGCATTGGTGACCTCTCCCTTGCTGCTTGTGGCATCTCCATGCATCATCTGCTGCATTTGCAAATCTTGccgaagcaaaaagaaaaaacacagtctGCCAGCAACCTAA